The genomic region GGCACGCCCTGATGCTGCCAGTTGATCTCAAGCTGAGGCAGTACATACAGGCCCAGAGACGCAAGCGCCTTGCCAACGCCGGATTCAAACCAATGTCCGCGCTGCAGGGTCAGCAGACGCTCCAGGCTATTCGGTGTTGGCATCACCTTACGGGCGAGAACGGCACGAGGACATTCCCAGTGCTGGCCAATGTCGCTCATGCCAACATAGGTGGACCTATCGCCTAGTTGTGCGGTGGTACTTTTCTGGGAGACGGCTTGCAGCCCCTGACGAATTAATGCCCGCAAGCCTTCCGTGCGGTCTGTCATTTCCATGATCCTGTCTCCATAAAAGCGAAAGGGCCGCCATCAGGCAGCCCTTTCACTCGGTATTTTGATTTTTGCTATGCGACATCAACATACTTCCACCACAATTTTCTCTGCGGGTTCCACCGGAAGCCCGAACCGGTCAGCAGTTCCTTTTTGGCCTGCGTGTTGCCGGTGGCAATGATGTAGGGACGTCCGTCTTGGGCTGTAACTTGCTGGTAGGTGACGCCTTCTAGCGGCGGAAGATTTTCAAGGCTTGCTGGCGGACGATTTGAGGGGGCCGAAATGTTGTTTGCGGTGGATGAGTTGCGTTGTTCCCCTTTTTGCGATTCAGGGGCAACTACGGGCAATTTAGGGCGTAATGTCGACTTGCGTCCAATTTTTGCCCTCTCACCGTCGTCATCTTCGGTTACCATGCCCAACATGGCGGTTAACGCGTAGCGGCGAGCATAAGTAATTGCCGATCCCATGCCCTGCGGGTCGGCCTTGGGCAAAGGAACCACAGCAAGAGAGCTTTGCCACTGGCCAGACTCTGCATGTGTCAGCTTGGTAACCAGCCCTAAGGAGTTGGGCTGTTCCACAGGCACAGGATACTGGCACAGCCAGATGCCATTTTCGATGAGCGCATCACGGCAGGCGTCCATGACGCTGTTGAGGCTGGCGTACCAGCTTTTGGTGAAGGG from Desulfovibrio intestinalis harbors:
- a CDS encoding ERF family protein, giving the protein MNQYQSENITDLGKALLCVQRTVQRATKDAENPFTKSWYASLNSVMDACRDALIENGIWLCQYPVPVEQPNSLGLVTKLTHAESGQWQSSLAVVPLPKADPQGMGSAITYARRYALTAMLGMVTEDDDGERAKIGRKSTLRPKLPVVAPESQKGEQRNSSTANNISAPSNRPPASLENLPPLEGVTYQQVTAQDGRPYIIATGNTQAKKELLTGSGFRWNPQRKLWWKYVDVA